Proteins from a genomic interval of Streptomyces sp. Tu6071:
- the ilvD gene encoding dihydroxy-acid dehydratase, whose amino-acid sequence MPELRSRTVTHGRNMAGARALMRASGVASADIGKPIVAIANSFTEFVPGHTHLQPVGRIVSEAVKAAGAVPREFNTIAVDDGIAMGHGGMLYSLPSRDLIADSVEYMVEAHCADALICISNCDKITPGMLMAALRLNIPTVFVSGGPMEAGKATLVDGTVRKLDLINAISDAVNESVSDEDILRIEENACPTCGSCSGMFTANSMNCLTEAIGLSLPGNGSVLATHTARRALYEKAGETVVELTRRYYEQDDDSVLPRNIATHAAFENAMALDIAMGGSTNTILHLLAAAQEAGADYDLHDINDVSRRVPCLAKVAPNVAGSTTYYMEDVHRAGGIPAILGELYRGGLLNEDVHTIHSSSVKDWLETWDVRGGTASGEAVELWHAAPGCRRSAEAFSQSERWDTLDTDAAGGCIRDVAHAYSADGGLAVLRGNLAVDGAVVKTAGVDESIWTFEGPAVVCESQEEAVEKILAKKVTPGDVVVIRYEGPKGGPGMQEMLYPTSFLKGRGLGKVCALVTDGRFSGGTSGLSIGHASPEAAAGGTIALVEDGDRIRIDIPNRSMELLVDEETLAARREALGGVYAPKNRERAVSAALRAYAAMATSADKGAVRDVTLLGG is encoded by the coding sequence ATGCCCGAGCTGAGGTCCCGCACTGTCACCCACGGCCGCAACATGGCGGGCGCCCGCGCCCTTATGCGCGCGTCGGGCGTAGCCAGTGCGGACATCGGCAAGCCGATCGTCGCCATCGCGAACTCGTTCACCGAGTTCGTGCCCGGCCACACCCACCTCCAGCCGGTCGGCCGGATCGTCTCCGAGGCGGTCAAGGCGGCGGGCGCCGTGCCCCGCGAGTTCAACACGATCGCCGTCGACGACGGCATCGCGATGGGCCACGGCGGGATGCTCTACTCGCTGCCCTCGCGCGACCTGATCGCCGACTCCGTCGAGTACATGGTCGAGGCGCACTGCGCCGACGCGCTCATCTGCATCTCGAACTGCGACAAGATCACGCCCGGCATGCTGATGGCCGCCCTGCGCCTCAACATCCCGACGGTCTTCGTCTCCGGCGGCCCGATGGAGGCCGGCAAGGCGACGCTGGTCGACGGCACCGTCCGCAAGCTCGACCTGATCAACGCGATCAGCGACGCGGTCAACGAGTCGGTCTCGGACGAGGACATCCTCCGGATCGAGGAGAACGCCTGCCCCACCTGCGGCTCCTGCTCCGGCATGTTCACCGCCAACTCGATGAACTGCCTCACCGAGGCGATCGGCCTCTCGCTCCCGGGCAACGGCTCGGTCCTCGCGACGCACACCGCCCGCCGCGCGCTCTACGAGAAGGCCGGCGAGACCGTCGTCGAACTGACCCGCCGCTACTACGAGCAGGACGACGACAGCGTCCTGCCGCGCAACATCGCCACGCACGCGGCCTTCGAGAACGCCATGGCGCTCGACATCGCCATGGGCGGCTCGACGAACACGATCCTGCACCTGCTCGCGGCCGCCCAGGAGGCGGGCGCGGACTACGACCTGCACGACATCAACGACGTCTCGCGCCGCGTCCCCTGCCTCGCGAAGGTCGCGCCGAACGTGGCCGGCTCGACCACGTACTACATGGAGGACGTGCACCGCGCGGGCGGCATCCCGGCGATCCTCGGCGAGCTGTACCGGGGCGGGCTGCTCAACGAGGACGTGCACACGATCCACTCGTCCTCCGTCAAGGACTGGCTGGAGACGTGGGACGTGCGCGGCGGCACGGCGAGCGGGGAGGCCGTCGAGCTGTGGCACGCGGCGCCCGGCTGCCGCCGCAGCGCGGAGGCGTTCTCGCAGTCGGAGCGCTGGGACACGCTCGACACGGACGCGGCGGGCGGCTGCATCCGCGACGTCGCGCACGCCTACTCGGCGGACGGCGGCCTCGCGGTCCTGCGCGGCAACCTCGCCGTGGACGGCGCCGTCGTGAAGACCGCGGGCGTCGACGAGTCGATCTGGACCTTCGAGGGCCCCGCCGTCGTCTGCGAGTCGCAGGAGGAGGCCGTCGAGAAGATCCTCGCGAAGAAGGTCACGCCCGGCGACGTCGTCGTCATCCGCTACGAGGGCCCCAAGGGCGGCCCCGGCATGCAGGAGATGCTCTACCCGACGTCCTTCCTCAAGGGGCGCGGGCTCGGCAAGGTGTGCGCACTCGTCACCGACGGCCGCTTCTCCGGCGGCACCTCCGGCCTCTCCATCGGCCACGCCTCGCCCGAGGCCGCCGCCGGGGGCACGATCGCGCTCGTCGAGGACGGCGACCGCATCCGCATCGACATCCCGAACCGCTCGATGGAACTCCTCGTCGACGAGGAGACCCTCGCGGCACGCCGCGAGGCGCTCGGCGGGGTCTACGCGCCGAAGAACCGCGAACGGGCCGTCTCGGCCGCACTGCGGGCGTACGCGGCGATGGCGACCAGCGCCGACAAGGGCGCCGTGCGCGACGTGACCCTGCTCGGGGGCTGA
- a CDS encoding Ppx/GppA phosphatase family protein — translation MRLGVLDVGSNTVHLLVVDAHHGARPLPAHSHKAELRLAQLLDADGAIGERGVTALVATLRAALQAAEDKGVEELLPFATSAVRDAVNADEVLRRVREETGVRLDVLSGPEEARLTFLAARRWCGWSAGRLLLLDIGGGSLEIAYGLDEEPDAAVSLPLGAGRLTHARLPGDPPAPGDVRELRKYVRASIARVVGEFSRFGPPDRVVATSKTFRRLARVGGAARSSEGLYVTRELKRRSLEEWVPRLAAMTAAERAELPGIPEDRADQLLAGAIVAEGAFDLFDIERAEICPWALREGVILRRLDRLDRAEGGRGTVTDAIVTRSPRG, via the coding sequence ATGAGGCTCGGAGTACTCGACGTCGGCTCGAACACGGTGCATCTGCTCGTCGTCGACGCCCACCACGGCGCGCGGCCCCTGCCCGCGCACTCGCACAAGGCCGAACTGCGCCTGGCCCAGCTCCTCGACGCGGACGGCGCGATCGGCGAACGCGGCGTGACCGCGCTCGTCGCCACCCTCCGCGCGGCGCTCCAGGCCGCCGAGGACAAGGGCGTCGAGGAACTGCTCCCCTTCGCGACCTCCGCCGTGCGCGACGCCGTCAACGCCGACGAGGTCCTGCGCCGCGTCCGCGAGGAGACCGGCGTACGGCTCGACGTGCTCAGCGGCCCCGAGGAGGCCAGGCTCACGTTCCTCGCCGCGCGCCGCTGGTGCGGCTGGTCGGCGGGCCGGCTGCTCCTCCTCGACATCGGCGGCGGCTCGCTGGAGATCGCGTACGGCCTCGACGAGGAACCCGACGCCGCCGTCTCGCTGCCGCTCGGCGCGGGCCGCCTCACGCACGCGCGCCTGCCGGGCGATCCGCCCGCGCCCGGGGACGTCAGGGAGCTGCGCAAGTACGTACGGGCCTCGATAGCCCGCGTCGTCGGCGAGTTCAGCCGCTTCGGGCCGCCCGACCGCGTCGTCGCGACGTCCAAGACCTTCCGCCGCCTCGCCCGCGTCGGCGGCGCGGCACGCTCGTCCGAGGGCCTGTACGTGACGCGCGAGCTGAAGCGCCGCTCCCTGGAGGAGTGGGTGCCGCGCCTCGCCGCGATGACCGCCGCCGAACGCGCCGAACTCCCCGGCATCCCCGAGGACCGCGCCGACCAGCTCCTCGCGGGCGCGATCGTCGCCGAGGGCGCCTTCGACCTCTTCGACATCGAGCGCGCGGAGATCTGCCCCTGGGCCCTCCGCGAGGGCGTCATCCTCCGCCGACTCGACCGCCTCGACCGCGCCGAGGGCGGTCGCGGAACGGTCACCGACGCCATCGTCACGCGATCCCCACGGGGCTGA
- the proC gene encoding pyrroline-5-carboxylate reductase, whose product MTLKVAVLGTGKIGEALLSGMLRAGWAPEDLLVTARRPERAEELRARHGVSPVGNAEAAKSADILILTVKPQDMGALLDELAPHLPADRLVISGAAGIPTAFFEDRLAPGTPVVRVMTNTPALVDEAMSVISAGTHATEEHLAHAETIFGGVGKTLRVPESQQDAATALSGSGPAYFYFLVEAMTDAGILLGLPRDKAHELIVQAAIGAAVMLRDSGEHPVKLRENVTSPAGTTINAIRELENHGVRAALIAALEAARDRSRELAAGA is encoded by the coding sequence ATGACGCTCAAAGTCGCCGTACTCGGCACCGGAAAGATCGGCGAGGCGCTGCTCAGCGGCATGCTGCGGGCCGGCTGGGCGCCGGAGGACCTGCTCGTGACCGCGCGCCGCCCCGAGCGCGCCGAGGAACTGCGCGCGCGCCACGGCGTGAGCCCCGTGGGCAACGCGGAGGCGGCGAAGAGCGCGGACATCCTCATCCTCACGGTGAAACCGCAGGACATGGGCGCGCTGCTCGACGAACTGGCCCCGCACCTGCCCGCCGACCGCCTCGTGATCAGCGGCGCGGCGGGCATCCCGACCGCCTTCTTCGAGGACCGCCTCGCCCCCGGCACGCCGGTCGTACGGGTCATGACGAACACCCCGGCGCTCGTCGACGAGGCGATGTCGGTGATCTCGGCGGGCACGCACGCCACGGAGGAGCACCTCGCGCACGCGGAGACGATCTTCGGCGGCGTCGGCAAGACCCTGCGGGTCCCGGAGAGTCAGCAGGACGCGGCGACCGCGCTCTCGGGCTCGGGCCCGGCGTACTTCTACTTCCTCGTCGAGGCGATGACGGACGCGGGCATCCTGCTCGGCCTCCCGCGCGACAAGGCCCACGAGCTGATCGTGCAGGCCGCGATCGGCGCCGCCGTGATGCTCCGCGACTCGGGCGAGCACCCGGTCAAGCTCCGCGAGAACGTCACGTCCCCGGCGGGTACGACGATCAACGCGATCCGCGAGCTGGAGAACCACGGCGTCCGCGCCGCCCTGATCGCGGCCCTCGAAGCGGCCCGCGACCGCAGCCGCGAGCTGGCGGCCGGGGCCTGA
- a CDS encoding sugar phosphate isomerase/epimerase family protein — MVEAAVRVPGAKVALSTASVYPESTATAFEIAARLGYDGVEVMVWTDPVSQDIDALRRLSDFHRVPVLAVHAPCLLITQRVWTTDPWTKLQRARSAAERLGASAVVVHPPFRWQRQYARDFVDGIWRMANETDVRFAVENMYPWRYRERELLAYAPDWDVTHDDYRHFTVDLSHTATARTDATAMIDRMGDRLAHVHLADGSGSGKDEHLVPGRGTQPCAETLERLAASSFTGHVVIEVNTRRAMSNAEREADLAEALAYTRLHLAAPLSPPHPESTGAAGAAEATEAAGAAGAPRTEPGPTTPSPARSPRP, encoded by the coding sequence GTGGTTGAAGCAGCGGTCCGCGTTCCGGGGGCGAAGGTCGCCCTGTCGACGGCCTCGGTCTATCCCGAGTCGACGGCGACGGCCTTCGAGATCGCCGCGCGCCTCGGTTACGACGGCGTCGAGGTCATGGTGTGGACCGACCCGGTCAGCCAGGACATCGACGCCCTGCGCAGGCTCTCCGACTTCCACCGCGTCCCCGTCCTCGCCGTCCACGCCCCCTGTCTGCTCATCACACAACGGGTGTGGACAACGGACCCCTGGACCAAGCTCCAGCGCGCCCGCAGCGCCGCCGAGCGCCTCGGCGCCTCCGCCGTCGTCGTCCACCCGCCCTTCCGCTGGCAGCGCCAGTACGCGCGCGACTTCGTCGACGGCATCTGGCGCATGGCGAACGAGACGGACGTGCGCTTCGCCGTCGAGAACATGTACCCCTGGCGCTACCGCGAGCGGGAACTCCTCGCCTACGCCCCCGACTGGGACGTCACGCACGACGACTACCGGCACTTCACCGTCGACCTCTCGCACACCGCGACGGCCCGCACCGACGCGACCGCGATGATCGACCGCATGGGCGACCGCCTCGCCCACGTGCACCTCGCCGACGGCTCGGGCTCCGGCAAGGACGAGCACCTCGTGCCGGGGCGCGGCACCCAGCCGTGCGCCGAGACGCTGGAACGCCTCGCCGCGAGCAGCTTCACGGGCCACGTCGTCATCGAGGTCAACACGCGGCGCGCGATGTCCAACGCCGAACGCGAGGCGGACCTCGCCGAAGCCCTCGCCTACACGCGCCTCCACCTGGCCGCCCCGCTCTCCCCGCCCCACCCCGAAAGCACCGGGGCCGCCGGGGCCGCTGAAGCCACGGAAGCCGCCGGGGCCGCCGGAGCCCCGCGCACCGAGCCCGGCCCCACCACCCCCTCGCCCGCGAGGTCCCCCCGCCCCTGA
- a CDS encoding class I SAM-dependent methyltransferase produces MDAATHTRRAHSFNAAAGSYAAYRPSYPDALFDAVEDLAGRPLSGARVIDVGAGTGIASARLAARGAHVLGVEPGAGMAAQYRLDHPGLPVVRGDGNALPLRDACADFVTYAQSWHWTDPERALPEALRVLRPGGALAAWWNISDPEEEWVAAQGARLREWFGAGAQAHGAPGARAAHTLQQTPEPAQDPRYGHARSRVLAEKTDSASRTVRWSRRIPLDHHLANLASHSILLVHDESTRNNFLAAERAALLAVFPDATIEEKYIVELTLTRHPAR; encoded by the coding sequence ATGGACGCTGCCACGCACACCCGCAGAGCACACTCCTTCAACGCCGCCGCGGGTTCCTACGCCGCCTACCGGCCCTCCTACCCCGACGCCCTCTTCGACGCCGTCGAGGACCTCGCCGGACGCCCCCTGAGCGGCGCCCGCGTCATCGACGTCGGCGCCGGAACCGGCATCGCGAGCGCCCGGCTCGCCGCCCGCGGCGCCCACGTCCTCGGCGTCGAACCCGGCGCGGGCATGGCCGCCCAGTACCGCCTCGACCACCCCGGACTCCCCGTCGTGCGCGGCGACGGCAACGCGCTCCCGCTCCGCGACGCCTGCGCCGACTTCGTCACCTACGCCCAGTCCTGGCACTGGACCGACCCCGAGCGCGCGCTCCCCGAGGCCCTGCGCGTCCTGCGTCCGGGCGGCGCGCTCGCCGCGTGGTGGAACATCTCCGACCCGGAGGAGGAGTGGGTCGCCGCCCAAGGGGCCCGCCTGCGCGAGTGGTTCGGCGCCGGGGCCCAGGCGCACGGAGCCCCCGGAGCGCGGGCCGCGCACACGCTCCAGCAGACGCCGGAGCCCGCCCAGGACCCCCGCTACGGCCATGCGAGAAGCCGCGTGCTCGCCGAAAAGACCGACTCCGCCTCGCGCACCGTGCGATGGAGCCGCCGCATCCCGCTCGACCACCACCTCGCGAACCTCGCAAGCCACTCCATCCTCCTCGTTCACGACGAATCCACCCGGAACAACTTCTTGGCAGCCGAACGCGCGGCGCTTCTCGCGGTGTTCCCGGACGCCACGATCGAGGAGAAATACATCGTCGAGTTGACGCTCACGCGCCACCCGGCACGCTGA
- a CDS encoding ABC transporter ATP-binding protein, with protein sequence MPPSRPAPPAPDPAPPDAVRVSRLTVHRGHRTVLDDLAFTVPTGRVTGLLGPSGCGKSTLMRAVVGTQRAVTGELTVLGAPAGTPALRPRVGYVTQAPSVYDDLSVRQNLAYFAAVLDPGRRAAHRRTAAVDAALEAVDLTRHSEARAGALSGGQRSRVSLAVALLGSPELLVLDEPTVGLDPVLRRELWALFHRLARENGTSLLISSHVMDEAERCDHLLLLREGTLLAAGSPGELRTRTTTDSVEAAFLALVDTAAQEDR encoded by the coding sequence ATGCCCCCCAGCCGTCCCGCCCCGCCCGCCCCCGACCCCGCGCCCCCGGACGCCGTCCGCGTCTCCCGTCTCACCGTCCACCGCGGCCACCGCACCGTCCTCGACGACCTCGCCTTCACCGTCCCCACCGGCCGCGTCACCGGGCTGCTCGGCCCCTCCGGCTGCGGGAAGTCGACCCTCATGCGCGCCGTCGTCGGCACCCAGCGCGCGGTCACGGGCGAGCTGACCGTCCTGGGCGCGCCCGCCGGAACCCCGGCCCTGCGCCCCCGCGTCGGCTACGTGACACAGGCCCCCTCCGTCTACGACGACCTGAGCGTGCGCCAGAACCTCGCCTACTTCGCCGCCGTGCTCGACCCGGGCCGCCGCGCGGCGCACCGCCGCACCGCCGCGGTCGACGCCGCCCTCGAAGCCGTCGACCTCACCCGGCACTCCGAGGCCCGCGCGGGCGCCCTCTCCGGCGGCCAGCGCAGCCGCGTCTCGCTCGCCGTGGCCCTCCTCGGCAGCCCCGAACTCCTCGTACTCGACGAACCCACGGTCGGCCTCGACCCCGTCCTCCGCCGCGAGCTGTGGGCCCTCTTCCACCGCCTCGCCCGCGAGAACGGCACGAGCCTGCTCATCTCCTCGCACGTCATGGACGAGGCCGAACGCTGCGACCACCTCCTCCTGCTCCGCGAGGGCACCCTCCTCGCCGCGGGCAGCCCCGGGGAACTGCGCACCCGCACCACGACCGACTCCGTCGAGGCCGCGTTTCTCGCCCTCGTGGACACCGCGGCCCAGGAGGACCGATGA
- a CDS encoding FG-GAP-like repeat-containing protein: MLLTSAFLGLGSGQSASAVPREAAPPDLTVVSWNICGEAGGGRGAAGYCPYRNEPERKTEELARLVVAENADAVVLQETCGGPDGAHEKSLREKLGAGWSFAFAPAKRPDDKNADGTPQGDPEASACRGSLAGGILGNLIAVRGTITAEAHENALPADPTGVSVQRLPVQCVAVAEWSTSVCDTHIIPGASDPRVPAQIQAVRAFVAEFGTAHGTARTVLGGDFNRAAADATMKPLTSAYENCVSGATHHGWDNAAKAHRRHEFDHLFVTRPAEGSAFSSCSVESALMDTTENEADSGDPNGFSDHAPVVGRLGGHRTAGDLNGDGLPDLLAVDDSGRLRLYPGDGHGGLLGAPAVIGTGGWLDASVTHRGDWTGDGLEDVVARVGDELRVYPGRVGGTLGSPVRLRTGLASDARLVAIGDATGDGRTDLVVSTGGKLWLYENDWTHRPAVREPRLIGTGGWSPMTLTAPGDADHDGRPDLLARDTRDGTLWLYRGLAGGGVGARTEYGHGWTTAARPLLAGAADADRDGRADLWATTSEGTGTLLFYSGGTSASGEPTDGPRTTVGLRSWNTIRALS, translated from the coding sequence ATGCTTCTGACGTCGGCCTTCTTGGGACTGGGCTCCGGACAGTCCGCGTCCGCCGTACCGCGCGAGGCGGCGCCGCCGGACCTCACCGTCGTCTCGTGGAACATCTGCGGAGAGGCGGGCGGAGGTCGCGGCGCGGCCGGGTACTGCCCGTACCGGAACGAACCGGAGCGGAAGACCGAGGAGCTGGCGCGGCTCGTCGTCGCGGAGAACGCGGACGCGGTCGTGCTCCAGGAGACGTGCGGCGGACCCGACGGGGCCCACGAGAAGAGCCTGCGCGAGAAGCTGGGGGCGGGCTGGTCGTTCGCTTTCGCACCCGCCAAAAGGCCCGACGACAAGAATGCGGACGGCACTCCCCAGGGCGATCCGGAAGCGAGCGCGTGCCGGGGTTCGCTGGCGGGAGGAATCCTCGGGAACCTGATCGCCGTTCGCGGCACCATCACCGCCGAGGCGCACGAGAACGCTCTGCCCGCCGATCCGACGGGGGTGAGCGTGCAGAGGCTGCCGGTCCAGTGCGTGGCCGTCGCCGAGTGGTCGACGTCCGTCTGCGACACGCACATCATTCCGGGCGCCTCCGATCCCCGTGTCCCCGCGCAGATCCAGGCGGTGCGGGCGTTCGTCGCCGAGTTCGGGACCGCGCACGGGACGGCCCGGACGGTCCTCGGCGGGGACTTCAACCGCGCGGCGGCCGACGCCACGATGAAGCCGCTCACCTCCGCGTACGAGAACTGCGTCAGCGGCGCGACGCACCACGGCTGGGACAACGCGGCCAAGGCGCACCGCCGGCACGAGTTCGACCATCTCTTCGTCACCCGTCCCGCCGAGGGCAGCGCCTTCTCCTCGTGCTCCGTCGAGAGCGCGCTGATGGACACGACGGAGAACGAGGCGGACAGCGGCGACCCGAACGGCTTCTCGGACCACGCGCCCGTCGTCGGCCGGCTCGGCGGACACCGTACGGCGGGGGACCTGAACGGGGACGGGCTGCCGGACCTGCTCGCCGTCGACGACAGCGGCCGACTGCGGCTGTACCCGGGCGACGGGCACGGCGGACTCCTCGGAGCGCCCGCGGTCATCGGCACCGGCGGCTGGCTCGACGCCTCCGTGACCCACCGCGGGGACTGGACCGGCGACGGCCTGGAGGACGTCGTGGCGCGCGTCGGTGACGAGTTGCGCGTCTATCCCGGACGCGTCGGCGGCACGCTCGGCTCCCCCGTCCGCCTCCGCACCGGTCTCGCCTCCGACGCGCGGCTCGTCGCGATCGGCGACGCGACCGGCGACGGCCGCACGGACCTCGTCGTGTCGACCGGCGGCAAGCTGTGGCTGTACGAGAACGACTGGACGCACCGGCCCGCCGTGCGGGAACCCCGGCTGATCGGCACCGGTGGCTGGTCGCCCATGACCCTGACCGCGCCCGGGGACGCGGACCACGACGGCCGTCCCGACCTGCTCGCCCGCGACACGCGGGACGGCACGCTGTGGCTGTACCGCGGTCTCGCCGGTGGAGGCGTCGGCGCGCGGACCGAGTACGGGCACGGCTGGACCACCGCCGCCCGGCCCCTGCTCGCCGGGGCGGCGGACGCCGACCGGGACGGCCGCGCGGACCTCTGGGCCACGACGAGCGAGGGCACCGGCACCCTGCTCTTCTACTCCGGCGGCACCTCCGCGAGCGGCGAGCCGACGGACGGGCCCCGTACGACGGTGGGCCTGCGGAGCTGGAACACGATCCGCGCGCTGTCCTGA
- a CDS encoding ABC transporter permease: MSPARTLATAARVLRQLRNDPRTVALLLVVPCLMIFLLRYVFDASPRTFDQIGASLLGIFPLITMFLVASISTLRERTSGTLERLLALPLAKADLIGGYALAFGALAVLQAALATGLSVWALGLDVTGSPWLLLLVALLDALLGTALGLFVSAFAASEFQAVQFMPAVIFPQLLLCGLFTPRDRMQPVLEAISNVLPMSYAVDGMNEIQRHTGVTGDFVRDVLVVAGCALLVLSLGAATLRRRTN; the protein is encoded by the coding sequence ATGAGCCCCGCCCGCACCCTCGCCACCGCCGCGCGCGTCCTGCGCCAGCTCCGCAACGACCCCCGGACCGTCGCGCTGCTCCTCGTCGTCCCCTGCCTGATGATCTTCCTGCTGCGGTACGTGTTCGACGCGAGCCCGCGCACCTTCGACCAGATCGGCGCCTCCCTGCTCGGGATCTTCCCGCTCATCACGATGTTCCTGGTCGCCTCGATCTCGACCCTGCGCGAACGCACCTCGGGCACCCTCGAACGCCTCCTCGCGCTCCCCCTCGCGAAGGCCGACCTCATCGGCGGTTACGCCCTCGCCTTCGGTGCCCTCGCCGTCCTCCAGGCGGCCCTCGCGACCGGCCTCTCGGTGTGGGCTCTCGGCCTCGACGTGACCGGTTCTCCCTGGCTCCTGCTCCTGGTCGCGCTCCTCGACGCCCTCCTCGGCACCGCGCTCGGCCTCTTCGTCTCGGCCTTCGCCGCCTCCGAGTTCCAGGCCGTGCAGTTCATGCCGGCGGTGATCTTCCCGCAGCTCCTCCTGTGCGGCCTCTTCACCCCGCGCGACCGCATGCAGCCCGTCCTGGAGGCGATCTCGAACGTCCTCCCCATGTCCTACGCGGTCGACGGCATGAACGAGATCCAGCGCCACACGGGCGTCACGGGCGATTTCGTCCGCGACGTCCTCGTCGTCGCCGGCTGCGCCCTCCTCGTCCTGTCCCTGGGAGCGGCGACACTGCGCCGCCGTACGAACTGA
- a CDS encoding TetR family transcriptional regulator, with product MADDETEREPRRRRGRPPKALAANGPGARERILDAARTAFAAHGYDRTPVRAVAQLAGVDASLVHHYFGTKDALFAAAVEAHFAPTEGLADVIGAGADGVGERLATYFFGIWENPASRAPLLALVRSALTHEAAAGVLRSLVLSRLLERIAQRLDVPEPRLRAELAASHLVGIALLRYVLGVEPIASEPAPRLVAAVAPTLQRYLTDPDPSAAGEPPPGHP from the coding sequence ATGGCGGACGACGAGACGGAGCGGGAACCCCGCCGACGCCGCGGCCGGCCCCCCAAGGCCCTCGCCGCGAACGGCCCCGGCGCCAGGGAACGCATCCTCGACGCCGCCAGGACCGCCTTCGCCGCGCACGGCTACGACCGCACCCCGGTACGCGCCGTCGCACAGCTCGCCGGGGTCGACGCCTCCCTCGTGCACCACTACTTCGGCACGAAGGACGCCCTGTTCGCAGCAGCCGTCGAGGCGCACTTCGCACCGACCGAAGGGCTCGCCGACGTGATCGGCGCGGGCGCGGACGGCGTCGGCGAACGCCTCGCCACGTACTTCTTCGGCATCTGGGAGAACCCCGCCTCCCGCGCCCCGCTGCTCGCCCTCGTCCGCTCCGCGCTCACCCACGAGGCCGCCGCCGGAGTCCTGCGCTCGCTCGTCCTCAGCCGCCTCCTGGAGCGCATCGCCCAGCGACTCGACGTCCCCGAGCCCCGCCTGCGCGCCGAACTCGCCGCCTCGCACCTCGTCGGCATCGCCCTGCTGCGGTACGTGCTCGGGGTCGAACCCATCGCCTCCGAACCGGCCCCCCGCCTCGTCGCCGCCGTCGCCCCCACCCTCCAGCGCTACCTGACCGACCCGGACCCGAGCGCCGCGGGCGAACCACCGCCCGGCCACCCCTAG